The following DNA comes from Limnobacter sp. SAORIC-580.
ATTGTTTATGGCGCAAATCAGGAAGCTCAGGCTGTGTCAATTGAACACAACCCCCTGTGGCACGCAATTCAAAAGGAAAAATTCCACTCCAGTATTCTGGATCTGGAAATTGACGGCAAGTCACAGCAAGTGTTGCTGCGCGACTTCCAGTCACACCCTTACAAGCCACAGTTGCTGCACATCGATTTCCAGCGCATCGACGGTAACCAGAAGATCCACATGAACGTGCCTTTGCACTATTCAGGTCACCTGGAAAGCCCAGCAGTCAAGCTGTATGCCGGTCAGGTTACCTTCGTGGCCAACCAGATCGAAATCGAATGCTTGCCCAAAGACCTGCCAGAATTCATCGCCGTCGATTGCAGCGTGCTGGACGTGA
Coding sequences within:
- a CDS encoding 50S ribosomal protein L25/general stress protein Ctc; this translates as MKVVATSRTEQGSGASRRLRRAGQVPGIVYGANQEAQAVSIEHNPLWHAIQKEKFHSSILDLEIDGKSQQVLLRDFQSHPYKPQLLHIDFQRIDGNQKIHMNVPLHYSGHLESPAVKLYAGQVTFVANQIEIECLPKDLPEFIAVDCSVLDVTKRSIHVTDLQFPEGVSIPNHGQQDLSLVTVKIKAGAAKGGDE